The Rhodococcus sp. ABRD24 genome contains the following window.
CGTGAGAGTCTCGGCGGGGCGATCGCGGATCTCGGTGGGCTGGACGTACTGGTCAACGCGGCCGGGATCCTGCGGTCGTCGCACACCCACGAGACCGCGCTCGAGTTCTGGAACAAGGTGATCGGCACCAATCTCACCGGCACGTTCCTCGTGACCCGGCAAGCGCTGCCAGCGCTCCTCGAGACCGGTAAGGGTGTCATCGTGAACTTCAGTTCCACGTCCGCGCAGTTCGCGCACCCCTACATGGCGGCGTATGCGGCGTCCAAGGGTGGCATCCAGTCCTTCACCCACGCGATCGCGCTCGAGTATGCCAAGCAGGGCTTGCGGGCCGTTGCGGTTGCACCGGGCAGTATTGCGTCCGGTATGACCAGCAACCCGGGCTTCCCGGAGGGCGTCGACGCGAGTCTGATCGGCAAGCTGTACCCGTGGATCGGCCAGGGATTCGCAGGCCCCGATACGGTCGCGGGCGTCGTCGCGATGCTGGCCTCGGACGACGGTGCGTTCGTCACCGGCACCGAGATCCGGATCGACGGCGGTACACATATGTGAGTGCGCTTGCTGCGCACCAGGTGTCGGGGCGGAGCGGCGCGCCGCCGGGGGAGTCGTACAGTGATGTTCGGTTGTCGCCGGACGCACTGTCGGTCCCCACGATGGCGAGCCCGCACGGTCCCTGGAGAAAGGTGCGTCCATGACGCTGCAGCACCCCGCGTACGCCCAACTGCGTCAGATCACGCCGGTCGCCGCGGTGATGCTCGAGAACAACCCTGGAATGTACTCACTCGACGGCACCAACACGTGGGTCCTGCGGGCGCCGGGACGCGACGACTGCATCGTCGTCGATCCCGGAGACGACGATCCCGAGCACCTGGCGCGGGTGGCGGGAGTCGGGACGGTGGCGCTGACGCTCGTCTCGCACCGGCATCACGATCACACCGGCGGCCTCCAGCGGTTCCACGAACTGACCGGGGCTCCCGTGCGTGCCGTGCATGAGGAGTTCCATCGCGGCGCCGGTGGGGCATTCGAACGGGACGAGGTGATCGAGGCAGCCGGACTCGCCGTGCGTGTGCTGCACACTCCCGGCCACACCGCGGACTCGGTGTCGTTCGTGATCGAGGGGGAGGGTTCGGTGCTCACCGCCGACACCATCCTCGGTCGCGGTACCACGGTGCTCGATGCGTCCGACGGCAACCTGCGCGACTACCTGGACTCGCTGGACCTGCTCATCGGGCTGGGCCCGGGTCGGACGGTTCTTCCGGGGCACGGGCCCGAACTGCCCGACCTCGAGACCGTGGCCCGGTACTACCGGGCGCACCGGGAGGAGCGGCTCGCGCAGGTCCGCGACGCGCTCGACACCCTGGGTTCCCATGCCGACGTCCGGGCTGTGGTCGAGCACGTCTACACCGATGTCGACGAGACCCTGTGGCCCGCCGCGGAGCAGTCGGTGCGGGTGCAGTTGGAGTATCTGCGCAGTTGAGCGGGGTTCTGCGACTGCAAACAGGTGCAACGAAACCGCCCGCCCCACAAGGGGGACGGGCGGCTGCGTCGATTCTGCGTTCGCGCTAGCGAGCGCGGCGCGCCAGACGCTCCGAGTCGGAGATCAGCACGCTCTTGCCCTCCAGACGGAGCCATCCGCGGTGCGCGAAGTCGGCCAGAGCCTTGTTCACGGTCTCGCGGGAGGCGCCGACGAGCTGGGCGATCTCTTCCTGCGTGAGGTCGTGCGTCACGCGCAGCGAACCGGCCTCCTGCGTGCCGAAGCGCTGGGCGAGCTGCAGCAGCGCCTTGGCGACGCGCCCCGGGACGTCGGTGAAGATGAGGTCCGCGAGGTTGTTGTTGGTGCGGCGCAGACGACGCGCGAGGACGCGAAGCAGCTGCTCGGCGATTTCGGGGCGCTGATCTATCCACGATTTCAGCGCGTCGCGATCCATGCTCACGGCGCGGACCTCGGTGACGGTGGTAGCCGTCGACGTACGCGGACCCGGGTCGAAGATCGACAGCTCGCCGAACATATCGGACGGGCCCATGATCGTCAGCAGGTTCTCGCGGCCGTCCGGCGAGCGGCGACCGAGCTTCACCTTGCCTGAGACGATGATGTACAGCCGGTCACCGGGCTCACCTTCGTTGAAGATGACGTGCCCGCGGGGGAAATCGACGGGCTGAAGCTGCTTGACCAGCGCAGCCACCGCCGACGGCTCGACTCCTTGGAAGATGCCGGCTCTGGCCAGGACCTCGTCCACGTGCGCTCCTTTGGAAAAAAACTGTTCATCAATGCAAGTTGCTGCACATCGACTGGGTCTCATGCAACGAGTACAGGGATGAAGTCTACTTGGCGACGCTGTGGGACGAGTCACGGACACTGCGGAGAGTTCGTCGACTTTGTGAAAATTCTTTGGGCGCGATGGACTCAGGGGTTCACCCGGGAGGCTCAGCTGGCGCGGCGTGTGTTCTCTCCCGCGTCGGTGTCGCGGTCGGTGGAGGTCCCACCGCCGCGCTTGCGGCGTCGGTTGAATCGGGCGAGAGCGTGAGGGAACCCCTCGCTGGCGAGGGTTGCGACCTCGGCCTGGCTTGCCTGGTCGAGAAACTCCTCGACCTCCTGTTCCCGCACGGTGAGCCGACGCAGACGGAACTCGACGCGCTCCATGGCGAGTGCGAACAGCATCAGTAGCACCGGAAACAGCACGACAGCCAGACCTTGCATACCGGGAAGTAAACACTGCAAAGGTCTCAGAATCGACACAGTCCGGAATCCGATCGGCAGCCCAGTACGTAGAGTTGTCCGGGTGCATGCGACCCCAGCTGATGGCCCGGATGCGGGCGCGGGCCTGCCCGCCGGGAACGAATCTCGGCTGGCGCTCGTGCGCCGCGCGCGGCGGATGAACCGCCGTCTGAAGGAGGCGTTCCCGCACGTCTACTGCGAGCTCGATTTCACCACGCCGCTCGAGCTGACGGTTGCGACGAT
Protein-coding sequences here:
- a CDS encoding SDR family NAD(P)-dependent oxidoreductase, whose product is MKRFEGRRVLVTGAGSGIGQAVVARILEEGGIVTGADVSESGLAVTAERAGDAGTADRLRTAVADISDEASVRESLGGAIADLGGLDVLVNAAGILRSSHTHETALEFWNKVIGTNLTGTFLVTRQALPALLETGKGVIVNFSSTSAQFAHPYMAAYAASKGGIQSFTHAIALEYAKQGLRAVAVAPGSIASGMTSNPGFPEGVDASLIGKLYPWIGQGFAGPDTVAGVVAMLASDDGAFVTGTEIRIDGGTHM
- a CDS encoding MBL fold metallo-hydrolase, whose amino-acid sequence is MTLQHPAYAQLRQITPVAAVMLENNPGMYSLDGTNTWVLRAPGRDDCIVVDPGDDDPEHLARVAGVGTVALTLVSHRHHDHTGGLQRFHELTGAPVRAVHEEFHRGAGGAFERDEVIEAAGLAVRVLHTPGHTADSVSFVIEGEGSVLTADTILGRGTTVLDASDGNLRDYLDSLDLLIGLGPGRTVLPGHGPELPDLETVARYYRAHREERLAQVRDALDTLGSHADVRAVVEHVYTDVDETLWPAAEQSVRVQLEYLRS
- a CDS encoding Crp/Fnr family transcriptional regulator, whose amino-acid sequence is MDEVLARAGIFQGVEPSAVAALVKQLQPVDFPRGHVIFNEGEPGDRLYIIVSGKVKLGRRSPDGRENLLTIMGPSDMFGELSIFDPGPRTSTATTVTEVRAVSMDRDALKSWIDQRPEIAEQLLRVLARRLRRTNNNLADLIFTDVPGRVAKALLQLAQRFGTQEAGSLRVTHDLTQEEIAQLVGASRETVNKALADFAHRGWLRLEGKSVLISDSERLARRAR